The proteins below are encoded in one region of Oreochromis niloticus isolate F11D_XX linkage group LG6, O_niloticus_UMD_NMBU, whole genome shotgun sequence:
- the LOC100697375 gene encoding cAMP-specific 3',5'-cyclic phosphodiesterase 4C has translation MKKSRSVLSVTGEEGNDTDITGAGEKAESSRYSRSYTSGSTLGAELRRGRSRRLSPSLQVPCWLRPRDRTRSPEVLGNASRPTTLPLRIPPRISITQADSDSYEAENGVSPGHTPLGSQSPSLTLHTTFPQGQRRESFLYRSDSDYDMSPKTVSRNSSLASEGHTAEDFIVTPFAQVLASLRSVRSNFTILANISAPTVKRSPLGGVCVSPRATLSDQQYQQLALDTLEELDWCLDQLETIQTHRSVSEMASNKFKRMLNRELSHLSEMSRSGNQVSEYISSTFMDKQNEVEIPSPTLKDKPMSHISGVRKLSHSSSLSSASMPRFGVNTDHEDELAKELEDLDKWSFNIFRVAEFSNNRPLSCIMYAIFQERELLKTFRIPVDTFVTYVMTLEDHYHGNVAYHNSLHAADVTQSTHVLLSTPALDAVFTDLEILAALFAAAIHDVDHPGVSNQFLINTNSELALMYNDESVLENHHLAVGFKLLHQENCDIFQNLTKRQRQSLRKLVIDMVLATDMSKHMTLLADLKTMVETKKVTSSGVLLLDHYTERIQVLRNMVHCADLSNPTKPLPLYRQWTERIMEEFFRQGDKERERGMEISAMCDKHTASVEKSQVGFIDYIVHPLWETWADLVHPDAQELLDTLEENREWYLNTMPQSPSPPPDRHLQHDRFQFEITIEDLEQNNHNHIHMRNSSERSGRKAICDNNDEDLMRDSQVEANGEEQNHAEDDKDEQENHNSEQNGVQEEEEEEEEEEEEEQEEKEAEEVQEEGQLEEEEEEARTEKEEEEDDDVAKEEETKGEEEGEEEGEEGGEEKGDYEEDGENAEVEEEIDGEEVEDEREEDIENEEAEEEEAKEEAEEEKEEASEQDEGDVEEEEGKEEEEVEDKADDEEEIKENVEEEEVAAEQGEEEKAPEEVEEDEVQEEEES, from the exons ATGAAGAAGAGCCGCAGCGTGCTGTCGGTGACTGGAGaagag GGAAATGACACAGATATAACAGGTGCTGGGGAGAAGGCGGAGTCATCTCGCTACAGCCGATCGTATACGTCCGGGTCCACGCTGGGGGCTGAGTTACGCAGAGGGAGGAGCAGAAGACTCTCGCCAAGTCTCCAG GTACCTTGCTGGCTGCGTCCTCGAGATCGCACCCGGTCACCAGAAGTCCTGGGCAACGCGTCACGTCCCACAACTCTTCCCCTTCGTATCCCACCTCGCATCTCCATCACACAAGCAGACTCTGACAG CTACGAAGCAGAAAATGGCGTGTCCCCAGGTCACACCCCTTTGGGCTCCCAGAGTCCGAGCCTCACGCTCCACACGACCTTCCCCCAGGGCCAGAGAAGAGAATCCTTCCTGTACCGCTCCGACTCGGACTACGACATGTCACCCAAGACGGTCTCACGGAACTCCTCCCTCGCCAGCGAAGG GCATACTGCAGAAGATTTTATTGTCACACCTTTTGCCCAA GTATTGGCTAGTCTGCGATCGGTACGGAGCAACTTCACCATCCTCGCCAACATCTCCGCACCGACCGTCAA gaggTCTCCTTTGGGTGGAGTGTGCGTCAGTCCTAGGGCGACACTATCAGACCAGCAGTACCAGCAGCTCGCCCTGGACACACTGGAGGAGCTGGATTGGTGCTTAGACCAGCTGGAGACCATCCAGACACACCGCTCCGTCAGTGAGATGGCCTCCAACAAG TTTAAGAGGATGCTGAACAGAGAGCTCTCTCACCTGTCAGAGATGAGTCGCTCCGGGAACCAGGTGTCTGAATACATCTCCAGCACCTTCATGG acaAGCAGAATGAAGTGGAAATCCCGTCTCCGACTCTGAAAGATAAACCCATGAGTCACATCAGCGGAGTGAGGAAACTGTCTCACAGCTCCAGCCTCTCCAGCGCTTCCATGCCTCGCTTCGGCGTCAACACGGACCACGAGGATGAGCTTGCCAAG GAGCTGGAGGATCTGGACAAGTGGAGTTTTAACATATTCAGAGTAGCAGAGTTTTCCAACAACAGACCTCTCAGCTGCATCATGTACGCCATCTTCcag GAGCGAGAGCTGTTGAAGACATTTCGTATCCCAGTCGACACCTTTGTCACTTACGTGATGACCCTGGAGGACCATTACCATGGAAACGTAGCGTACCACAACAGCCTccatgctgcagatgtcacccagtCCACACATGTTCTTCTCTCCACACCTGCTCTTGAT GCCGTCTTCACTGACCTGGAAATCCTCGCCGCTCTATTTGCTGCAGCCATCCACGATGTAGACCATCCCGGAGTTTCCAATCAGTTCCTCATCAACACCA ACTCAGAGCTGGCCCTAATGTATAACGACGAGTCAGTATTGGAGAACCACCATCTCGCCGTGGGCTTCAAGCTTTTGCACCAAGAAAACTGTGACATTTTCCAGAACCTTACCAAGCGGCAGCGCCAGAGCCTTCGCAAGCTTGTCATCGATATG GTGTTGGCCACAGACATGTCCAAACACATGACACTGCTGGCTGATTTAAAGACGATGGTGGAGACCAAAAAGGTGACAAGTTCTGGCGTGCTACTTCTGGACCACTATACAGAACGAATACAG GTACTGAGGAACATGGTGCACTGTGCAGACCTGAGCAACCCCACCAAGCCCTTACCTTTATACAGACAGTGGACAGAGAGGATCATGGAGGAGTTCTTTCGGCAGGGCGACAAAGAACGCGAGAGGGGGATGGAGATCAGCGCCATGTGTGACAAACACACTGCGTCTGTGGAGAAAAGTCAG GTGGGCTTCATCGACTACATCGTCCACCCGCTGTGGGAGACGTGGGCCGACCTGGTTCATCCAGATGCTCAGGAGCTGCTGGACACGCTGGAAGAGAATAGGGAGTGGTACCTGAACACCATGCCCCAGTCTCCCTCGCCTCCTCCAGACAGACACCTCCAGCACGATCGCTTCCAGTTTGAGATCACTATTGAGGACCTGGAGCAAAACAACCACAACCACATACACATGAGGAACAGCAGCGAGAGGAGCGGCCGGAAAGCCATCTGTGATAACAACGACGAGGACTTAATGCGGGACAGCCAGGTGGAGGCAAACGGAGAGGAGCAGAACCACGCAGAAGATGACAAAGATGAGCAGgaaaatcacaacagtgaaCAGAATGGAGtccaggaggaagaggaggaggaggaggaggaggaagaggaggagcaggaagaGAAAGAGGCAGAAGAGGTGCAGGAAGAAGGGCaattagaagaagaagaagaagaagcacggacagaaaaagaagaagaagaagacgatgATGTAGCAAAAGAGGAGGAGACAAAAGGGGAGGAGGAAGGTGAAGAAGAAGgcgaggaagggggagaggagaAGGGAGACTACGAGGAAGATGGAGAAAATGCAGAAGTAGAAGAGGAAATAGATGGAGAAGAAGTAGAAGATGAGAGAGAAGAGGACATTGAAAATGaggaagcagaagaggaggaagcAAAAGAGGAGgcagaagaggaaaaagaggagGCTTCAGAACAGGATGAGGGGGATGTTGAAGAGGAAGAGggaaaagaggaggaagaagtggAGGATAAAGCTGATGATGAGGAGGAAATAAAGGAAAATGTGGAAGAGGAAGAGGTAGCagcagagcagggagaggaggagaaggcACCAGAGGAGGTTGAGGAAGATGAAGTacaagaggaagaggagagctag